The window TTTCCTGACCCTGCTGTTGTCCATTGCCACAATGGTAGTCTTTTTGCTCGGCGGGGCGGTTATCGCAATTGGCTGGCATCGATTTGTCTTACTGGATGAGGAGCCGCAAAACTTCTTTGTGCTACGGCGGCAGTGGTCAATCGGAACTTACGTCATACGCGGACTTCTGATTATGCTCATTCTGGCGGCGGTGTTCCTTCCCCTGTTACTCATCCTGGTTTTGGTGTTCGGTTCGGTCATCTTCGGATCTGTTACTAATGAAGGTGGATCCTCCAACAGTCTGTTTGTGATGGCAGCATTCCTGTTGCTGGTAAATGTCGCAGCAACGTGGGTTATTTTACGAATCGGCCTGGTCCTGCCGACTATTGCGGTCGACAAGAGGATATCATTCGGCGAATCCATCAGATTGACGCGGCACGTGGCCGGGCCGCTTCTTGTAACCGCGGTTTGCATCGTGGTGTTCAATTTCATCCCGACCTTCTTGTTTGAAATTGTCTCTACTCAGTCTACGGCGCTGGAGATTGTTCGAATGGCGTTCACGACCGCATTCAGTTGGATCAGCTTCCTTGTCAGCATTGGAATATTGACGGTTGTCTACGGACATTGTGCAGAAAACCGCCCTGTTTGAACGAGGCATGCTCTAGCTTGCGAGAACCGCAGCGCTTCTGAAATGCTCGGTGATACTCCCTAGGTCACAGGTTTCAACGAGGCGGATTTTCGGCGTTCCGAGGCGGCCGGACGGGTCGACGACGGTCATGCCCCTGGTCAGTCCCGGCTCCAGTGACACGGCGACGGAGGCCTTCAGGGTGCGGGTCGCAATGTCAGCGTTGATTGTCACGCTTGCTGCTAGCTGATCGACAAATCTGAGGCGGTCGGGATTGCCAAAGCCCTGGGTCACCCGGCGGGCATGCGCGGTGAGAGCGGTCATGAACGCGCAGATCGCCGTTTCCGGAACGGCCCCGTGAAGCCCGTCGCACTCAGCTCCGGTCAGATAATGGCGTGCACAGGTCTCCCAGGGCACCAACAGGATGTCCAGCGCTGAGCTGAACACAATCGAGGCAGCCTCCGGGTCGGCATAGATGTTGAACTCCGCCGCCGGTGTGATGTTGCCGCGCCCCTCAATCGTGCCGCCCATGATGATGACGCTGCCAATGCCTGCCGCCGCTTGCGGTTCGGCTTGCAGGACATGCGCCAGATTTGTCAACGGACCGATCATAAGAATGTCGACCGGGCCATTGCCGGCGGCCTGCATCAGCGTTTCCGTCAGATAGGACACCGCGTCCTGCGATTGCGCGCCGGCCCGAGCCGGCGGAAGCTCGATGCCGCCAAGGCCGTTGTCTCCATGAATGGCGGTCGCATTGATCGGCTCTTGCGCCATCGGCGAAACCGAACCTGGGTAGACGGGGATCTCCGCGCCCGCGAGGGCGAGCACGCGCAATATGTTGTCGGTGGCTTGCTCCACCGGGACGTTTCCATGGCATGTGGTGATCGCTGAAGGTGGGCGACCATTGGCCAGGAGCATGATCAGGGCCTGGGCATCATCGACGCCGCCATCGGTATCAAGGATGAGCGGGTTCAAAAGACCACCGGACGCGTTTCGCCCGTCGCCACGTTGATAAAGCCGTCAGGCGCATGTGCGCTCGGGGCAACAAGGTTCCATCGCCACGGGGCGCAGGTCAGCGTTGCTATGGCCAGGCGCTCCGGAAATCCGGGTTGCCAGCGGGGATGGAAACTCGGTTCATACATCCAGTCGACCTCTTCCGCGGCCCGGTAGAGAGCCGTCATTTCAGCATCATTGACCTTGGCAGGGCGCGCCGTCATCAGGCCTGCGATTTCATATTGTACGCGGGCGCTGATCTCACCGCGATGGACCAGCACCCAGCCGCCGCCCATGTCGGCCAGGGCGTTGACCGCCTTTGCCATGGCTGCATCGGAAGAGCCGACGCACCAGACATTGTGCTTGTCATGACCCATGGAACAACACAGCGCGGTGTCCGGGTCCCGCGGCCCGCAGCCGAGCCAGAACATCTTCGACACCGCCGCCGCGCCCGAGAACCTGTCTATGATGGAGAACTTGGTGATGTTCTGTTCCGGATCGCGCTGCACGAGCCCGTTTTCAACCGGCAGGGTGCGTGTGGGAACATCGTCACTCCAATGAAAGGGACGCAAGACCCAGGCCTGCATCGTCTCACGATCCGGTTCTGCAGGGATTGCAAAGTCATCCGCGACGAGCGGCCGGCCTATACGGATCGTGTTACGGGCCCAGTCCGGCCAGTCGAGGTTCGGGACTTTTTCGAGATATTCGGTACCTTCGGAAACCTGGCGTCCGTCGGCCCAGACCTGCGCTATCGAGAAGCTTTCAACATCGTCGAGCAGGACCAGATCGGCGAACCGCCCGGGCGATATGCTTCCGACCCATGGTGTCAGGCGCATGTGCCGCGCCGGATTGATGGTGGCGAGCTGAATGGCGGTTTCCGGTGCAAGGCCGGCCTTCATAGCAAGACGGACATTGTGGTCCGTGGCGCCGAGTTTCAGCGTATCGGATGCGCTGCGATCATCTGTCGCAACAGCTATTTGCGACCAGTCCTGCAAGCCACGCTCCAAAAGCCCTTCAATGATTTCGGCCATGGTGTGCACGCGCAGTTCGACAAACAGCCCGTGCCGCAGTTTTTCCCAGGCTTCCTCGGCTGTCCAGGCCTCGTGGTCGGAGGCCATGCCGGCGGCGGCAAAGGCATTGATGCCGGCAAGGTCGCGAATGCCGGCCGCGTGGCCTTCAACGACACCACGCGCTTCCATCGTTGCGCGGATCATCGACCACAGGCGTTCATGGCCGGGATTGTCCGCATCGGTGATCGCCGGCCAGTCCATGACCTCGTCAAGTCCGACTGTCATGGCAGAGGCCGCCAGGAAGCCGGACTGGTCCAATCCGTCAAGATAAGCGCCGTGCTCCCAGCCGGTTGGCGGCACGGCCGAACCCGGCAGGGGAAAGATTTTCAGCGGCGAACCCGCCTCGCGTGCCAACAGCCAGAAATCGAGGGTTTGTTTCGGCAGGACGTTGGACAGTTCGTGACTTGCTTCGCACGTCCATGTGTTGCCGCGCGGCAGAACGAGCGCGGCCTCATATTCGGGTGTCAGGTGGGAGCTTTCAATGTGTTTGTGAACTTCGCCGAGGCCCGGGACCGCGCACAGGTCGAGTCGTTCCACATGCTTGCGGGCTTCGCCCGGATAGCTTCCTCTCGGACCGACAAAGGCTATTCGGCCGCCCGAGATCGCAATATCGACATTTTCCATCCACGTCGCAGTCGGCGTATCAAGCAGGCGACCGACACTCAAAATCAGATCGGCAGGCGTGCGGCCAAGTGCGACCTGCACCAAAGAACGCCGCAGCGTTACTTCTTCATCGAAGTTGATGTTTCCCACGTTTGGCCTCTCAAATCCGGGAATTTGGTGTATCGCGCGTTTGACTGCAACCTGCCTTTGTAGTCGTGCGTCAGCGCTTGACTCATGCGGTGCGGACGCTTCTATTGTAAAGCAGGACTTCCCTAAAATGCACTCCCAAGACCTTTGACACCATTATCTTTTTGGGGATGGCCTGAATTTGTCGAAACAAATTTCCTTAGGGGGAAAACCGTGAAAAGAATTTTATCCGCAGGCGCTGTTGCGCTGATGCTCTCCGCAGGCGTGGCGAACGCGAAGGAGACGTTCACAATTTCCTGGTGGGGCTATAACGGCGAGAAGCTGGACGCCAATATCAT is drawn from Hoeflea prorocentri and contains these coding sequences:
- a CDS encoding nucleoside hydrolase, with the protein product MNPLILDTDGGVDDAQALIMLLANGRPPSAITTCHGNVPVEQATDNILRVLALAGAEIPVYPGSVSPMAQEPINATAIHGDNGLGGIELPPARAGAQSQDAVSYLTETLMQAAGNGPVDILMIGPLTNLAHVLQAEPQAAAGIGSVIIMGGTIEGRGNITPAAEFNIYADPEAASIVFSSALDILLVPWETCARHYLTGAECDGLHGAVPETAICAFMTALTAHARRVTQGFGNPDRLRFVDQLAASVTINADIATRTLKASVAVSLEPGLTRGMTVVDPSGRLGTPKIRLVETCDLGSITEHFRSAAVLAS
- a CDS encoding adenine deaminase, coding for MGNINFDEEVTLRRSLVQVALGRTPADLILSVGRLLDTPTATWMENVDIAISGGRIAFVGPRGSYPGEARKHVERLDLCAVPGLGEVHKHIESSHLTPEYEAALVLPRGNTWTCEASHELSNVLPKQTLDFWLLAREAGSPLKIFPLPGSAVPPTGWEHGAYLDGLDQSGFLAASAMTVGLDEVMDWPAITDADNPGHERLWSMIRATMEARGVVEGHAAGIRDLAGINAFAAAGMASDHEAWTAEEAWEKLRHGLFVELRVHTMAEIIEGLLERGLQDWSQIAVATDDRSASDTLKLGATDHNVRLAMKAGLAPETAIQLATINPARHMRLTPWVGSISPGRFADLVLLDDVESFSIAQVWADGRQVSEGTEYLEKVPNLDWPDWARNTIRIGRPLVADDFAIPAEPDRETMQAWVLRPFHWSDDVPTRTLPVENGLVQRDPEQNITKFSIIDRFSGAAAVSKMFWLGCGPRDPDTALCCSMGHDKHNVWCVGSSDAAMAKAVNALADMGGGWVLVHRGEISARVQYEIAGLMTARPAKVNDAEMTALYRAAEEVDWMYEPSFHPRWQPGFPERLAIATLTCAPWRWNLVAPSAHAPDGFINVATGETRPVVF